GACGTCCCCATTTTAATGCTAAATTACTTGCATAGATGTTCCTGCTTATTTCTACATAAGAGCTTACTCATTTCCTTATGGCACAagtccagcactgctggaaaccTCTTTCTCAGAAAGTCTGTTCCAAACATGTGTGTGCCAAGCAAGGCAGCACAtcttaagcaaaaaaaatatatttaatcaCTGGCTTCAAGATTTTAAATCCAAAATGGAGAAACATGATTGCTGAAACTGATCTTCCCAATAACAGAGGCTGGATATTGCCTTATGTGCTTCAGGTATTAAGCCCACACCAGTTGCATGTGAGCAGGCAAAAccaaagtcacagaatcatggaatgttttGGATTGTAAGGAGCCACAAGATAATTTTGTcacaaccctcctgccatggacagggaacCTTCCACTAATGTCTTTCCAGAATGTCTGGAAAATGTTCTGAAATGTCTTTCCAGGTCCTACTGATTCAGAAGGAAGGGCACTATCCCTTGCCTTGATCATTGGCTTTTCATGAAAGCtcagagtaaataaaaatatccagGTCACTTTCAGGACTCTGATATTGACATAACCATTGattcctggggctgccaggcagccctgcagttCAAGTTATTCTGGAGCATTTCAAAGAAGTGCTGTCCTTTCTAATTGTTTCCGCATTTATGATCATTCTGTGCCTGTCACATAGTCATCAGAGttattttgagggaaaaaacctcaaaatggTTAATGATAACTAACAGCTTGAGAGTCTAATAGAGACTGGAAATTCCTTTCATAGCTAAGATGCAGAGCAGTGGggttttacttttgttttcaatattcCCATCCAGATTTTAATGGCTGTTCTGACAGTGGTCCGAAGGATTGTCTCTGCACACTCCAGTATCTGGTCTGCAAAACACTCACCAGAGCCCCTGACTCAGACTCCTGTGACAACACTTGCAGGCTTCTCTTTTTGTAGTTGACATGCAAACAAAACCTACCTACCACGGAGTGTAGTCTTGTTTCATTCCGTGGCTGCAGATTGATCACATcacctctgcctctctctgaCCACAGTCTGAGTCTGAGGCTGTTTCCACATAGGGAGCACAGGGTCTTTTCCATaagcaacaaaatattttttttcagattcaaCCCACAGAACTAACTCAAAGGCTGGATAACAGGAAATTTTATTGTTGAAAAAATTATACTGGACTGACAAATGCAAAGTTTCAATAGAGAACTACTGTTTCAGACTGTATGTCTCACAAATACAAATTCAGCTGTTTCAGTTCTACTGAAATGACACCCATTTCCCACAGGATTAAGAACAGGTCCTACTCTCAGGTCTCCTTGGCACGTGACTGCGCAGCACAAAGGGAGTTAGGAGGAATCACTCAGCGCTATCACTGTCATGTCCAAAGAGCAGACCTCTCATTTCTAGGACTAAGGGCAGAATAATTTCACCAGAGCACATCAAACCTTTACAACTGCCAAACAAGATTCTCAAAATGCATTTGCAAGGAGgtacagaagatgaaaaaggggtcattaaaaatacagcagtatCTCTGAAAATGTCACTGGCTGCTTGCAACCAGAGAGGTTTCTGACCAAGTTGTCCTGGGATCCAAATGCAGCAACAATTACGGTTCATACATATTTAATGACTGTTAAATGAACAGGTAATATAGCTGATAAAGGCTGGCCTAGCTGAGCGTATTACTGAAGTTTAGCTAccacaaacccaaaaattaaGGAAAGCAGTGTGCCTTTTTAAGCCTTGGACTAGTTATGAACAGTGTTGTTTATACACATACATCTTTGCTGTCATGATACCTTGTTTCTCCCATTTTCTATGGACTATAACAACAAACTGTATTGCTCTCTCCAAATTAGGGTTTCCTAGCCCACTGCAGTAACAACTACTCGTTAACATTTTCGGTGCAGATGAGCAGTTCAAGCTTTAAAAGAGATTACATGTGGTCATATAAAACCCAATtacttatatttattttttaccttaCTGCTCTCACTGGCAGTTGTTTCTATACATCTGAGTGTTCTTCTGATAGCCCTTCACCATCAAACCAGTATGTTGATTGGTTTTGTACATGTTTGTTGTCACAGCTGAGGTAGGAAAATAAGCATAGGGAGACAAAATATATAGGACAAtatatggggggggggggggggggggaagataCTGAAACCCTAAAAACACTGATCACAGAGCTCTCAAAAATCAAACTCTAGACTTCCACTTTGTCAAGACAGATTTCTGAAATGAGCCATTTGCATCCATTAACAATTCCCTACATACAGAATAATATGCAGCGTGATTCCTGGCCACCACTGAGAACTGAGGCCCAGTCTGGGCTGGCCGGGTTTCGCCCCGGGGCCGCTGCAGCCTCCACTCGgctccgctccgcccgcccgcggcgAGCACTAAGCTCCGCCGGGGCCGGCCCTGCGCGGAAACCTCCACCcgcgggcagggagggggagacCGGGGAGAGGCAGGCAAGGAGGCGGGGGAGAGCGGGGAaaggcggccccggcggcgggagTGGCCCCGGGCGCCGTGCGGGAAGGCCGGGCCAGCTCCGGGAGACGGTGCTCCGCGAAGAACCTTCTCCTCTGCCCCCGCCCGGGACAAGAGGGGCCCGGGCGGCCGCGATGGACTCCGGCAGCGAGACCCACGAACTCAACGGGACGGCGGAGGGCGCGGAGTCGGCGGCCGAGGAGCAGGTgagggccgggccggcggggcggggggacCCGGCGCCCGCGTCCTTCCCGGCGCCCGCGTCCTTCCCAGCGCCGTGTCCATCCCGTCGCGTCCCTCCCGAGGCCGGGTGGGACGGGGACTCCGTGAGCTGCCGTGGTGGTCGCTGCTGCTCGGTTATTGCTGGGTTTTAGCCTGCCTCCCGCGCACTCCGCGCCGTTCCTGCCGGGAGGCCGCTGCGCGGGCCCGTGTGCCCAGGCAGGGCCGGGCAGAGCATCCCCGGCCGCTCCTGGCTCCTACACTGTCACCTGTCACCAGGGCCTTCCTCGCCCGGGGCCCGCCCGCAGCTCGCCGCACCTGCAGGGCTTTGCCCACCCAGCTGGCTTGGGAGAGGACATCCGCGCAGAATAAGCGCTTACAAACCTAGGAGGAGTTACTGAAGTGGTTGTGCCTGTGTGGTTAATTTCCATGCAgtaatcaaaataaaaacaaaaatacccagCTTTTTCATACTATGTGTAGTCAAAACATGACCAGACATCCTCACTGGGAAATATTCATCCACATTCTGTTTAAGTATAAATGATGTTTGCAGAAGATATCACTTatctgaagaaaacagatgGGTAAAAGAGCGTCTTTTATCTTGTTTTGGAAAGGTCTGAAATCTAAAGGTAGCTCTTACTCCAGCCTAAGTCTCTGCCACACAGAAACTGCTGTACTGAACTCTCTTCGGTGTCACTGGTAAAATGTTCTGGTTACAGACAGACTGGGCTGATTGTGTAGCACATCTGTCCTTCCTCCAGCCCTCCTTCCCTAACAAACCCTTGGAGTCATGAATatgaaaccaagaaaaataaaaatctgtctCTAATAAATCCTGGAAATCTTACCTAAAGTTAATCAAGGCTGGGATATGCAGGTCAAACTGTTGGTCTGGAGTGGTTTCCTCTAAACCTCTTACTTCTCAGGAGTTCTCTCATTTTCTTGACGCATCTTTGTGATTGCATCACAAGTACtcttcatgggttttttttcccaatatgGTCTGCTCCAAGAATTTTTCAGCAACTTTCCTGTTTTACTTCATCTTCAGTTCCAAGCAACCCTCATTTTGTTACATCTTTCCCATCAAAACTCAGGTTCTCAGTTAGTGCCATATAAAGAATAAGCAGTGGGACATGCTATTCCATTGTTTTAAAGGTATACAGTGGCACTTCAATGAACTTcataaacacttttaaaattttctctttctcacacacacacacacacacacacacacacacacacaaagtatATGCAAGGTAAAACAAATGGGGACAGTTTTTTCAAAAACCCATCTCTGAATAGAAGATACCTTAAAAAATCTACCAGTGTTCACAGTTCCCACAAATAAAAGAACAcctcagctcagcagccacCTAAACCTGGAGAGAccatctgcagc
This portion of the Motacilla alba alba isolate MOTALB_02 chromosome 12, Motacilla_alba_V1.0_pri, whole genome shotgun sequence genome encodes:
- the NINJ1 gene encoding ninjurin-1 isoform X2, whose protein sequence is MSHLHPLTIPYIQNNMQRDSWPPLRTEAQSGLAGFRPGAAAASTRLRSARPRRALSSAGAGPARKPPPAGREGETGERQARRRGRAGKGGPGGGSGPGRRAGRPGQLRETVLREEPSPLPPPGTRGARAAAMDSGSETHELNGTAEGAESAAEEQHRRWQWFQRNRPININHYANKKSAAESMLDIALLMANASQLKAVMEQGPSFSFYIPLIILISLSLTLQVMVGVLLIFLGLMFSPIGGWRQGRHTHLKAPCDKQHVLRVQT
- the NINJ1 gene encoding ninjurin-1 isoform X1 produces the protein MSHLHPLTIPYIQNNMQRDSWPPLRTEAQSGLAGFRPGAAAASTRLRSARPRRALSSAGAGPARKPPPAGREGETGERQARRRGRAGKGGPGGGSGPGRRAGRPGQLRETVLREEPSPLPPPGTRGARAAAMDSGSETHELNGTAEGAESAAEEQHRRWQWFQRNRPININHYANKKSAAESMLDIALLMANASQLKAVMEQGPSFSFYIPLIILISLSLTLQVMVGVLLIFLVKYDLNNPAKHGKLNFLNNLATGLVFIIVVVNIFITAFGVQKPVAEPASRQ